AAAAGGAATGTTCAGACGGCCATGTTTTCATTTGTGCACACTTGGTcatgaataaataaatgaagcTGATTTTTCACTAGTTGGGAATATTAAAATCTTTTCAACTGAATATTATGCAGGATCATAGCTCTAAAGCACATCGTGGGATTGGATTTATCACATTTGCCAGTGCAGGTGAGACCACCTATATCCCTTCGGGTTACTTCTGCTGCAATATTCAAGCAGCGTCTGTATGCTGTTGCTTTGTTTTATGAATGCAAGCATGAATGTATGCTGTATTTCAGCTTATTTATGGTCCTTCCATTTTTTCTTGTCCAGGCCATAGGTTTTTTATCCACAAACTTCATATATTTAAGAATTGATAGAATTTTTCAGTTGTTTTCCTGCTTATGTATTGTATGCTTTAGTTTATAGTCCTCTTGACTATCAGTTCATGGTTGTTGGATGACTTCTCTTCGTGTGCAGATATTGACAAATGTTTAATTAAGATTCATTTGATGTGTGCaagttttagtaaattgctagCATTTTCTTCAACAAATGAGAAATTTTTTATTATCTAAACTAAATGTCAAAGTAGAGTGAAAACAATTGGAAGTTCCTTCTGCAGATACTGTGGACAGTTTGATGGCTGATAGTCATGAACTGGGAGGTTCTAATGTAGTTGTTGATCGAGCAACACCCAAGGCAAgtacttttttctttttcaactGTGCTTATTTTTATCTAGTGGATGAAAATCTCTTCTTTTTAATTTTGACACCATATTCTAATTGACATGTCAACATATTTTATTATATCTCGTAAATTTTGGATTTGAAGTTAATTAGTACTCGAATTAATGTCAACTGTATAATATTTTATTGTCAGGAAGATGATTTCAGGCCAGTTGGAAGAATGGCACATGGTGGATATGGTGCTTACAATGCTTATATTTCTGCAGCTACTAGATATGCAGCACTTGGTGCTCCAACCTTGTATGACCATCCAGGTCCAATGTATGGAAGTAAGTACCACTTTAGGTGGTCATATGCGCGCAATTAATCAAGAAACATGTGGTTATTGAGTTTTGTTGCATTAACAGGGGAACCTACTAGAGGAATGGGCAAAAAGATTTTTGTTGGCAGGCTTCCTCAGGAAGCAACTTCTGAAGATCTTCACCAGTATTTTGGTAGATTTGGTCGTATATTAGATGTTTATGTTCCCAAGGTAAGATACTAGTATTTCTATTGTCCAGATGTTTATGTTCCCAAGTTAAGGTATTAGTATTTCTATTGTCCTATATTAACTTAATAAACATGTTAAGGAGTTAAGGGTTATTGAGTGTAGGACCCGAAGAGAACTGGCCACAGAGGTTTTGGATTTGTAACCTTTGCTGAAGATGGGGTAGCAGATCGTGTTTCTCGAAGGTCTCATGAGATTTGTGGACACCAGGTATTACATAGCACTTCATCTATCTCATATGTTGATGGTTAATTGTTGTTTGGTGAGTTTCCTGTTGACTTTGTACCATAAGAAAGATGCATACAGAATGCATTCCTCGTGCTTTAGGTTTTTTTAGTGATAACATGTTTATTCAGATTTATAATCTTCCATTGAAGGTTTTCTTGCCTTTGTTCAATGTTCATTCAACTACTTGAATTTTATGTTTGTGTTGTGTGGTAGGGATATTAGGCAAGTACAAATCACAGCAGGGCTCCATATTTTATGTGGTATGCATGCCATTGTGTGAGCATTCAAGCATCGTTTATGCCTTTACTAACAAGGATGATACTTTTCCCTGCCTGAAGAAGCAGTAGCTTTAGTtatgaatttggtttaatttgtgTAAAAAAACTTGTTTATATTGTCTTGTGGTGCAGGTTGCAATAGATTCAGCAACACCTATTGATGATGCAGGCCCAAGTGGAAATTTCATGATGGATACTGGTCCATCTTTTGGGGGTTATGGCGGTCCTTTACGCAACTTTGGTAGGATGTATGGAAGCCTTGATTTTGAAGATGTGAGTATTTACAAttccacacaagcagaaaatttgaAAATAGTTGAATATATGTACTTTATTTTCTGCCCTCTAATCGAAAAAATTACTAGCAAGACATTTTCTTTACGGTCATCCACTCTTTGTTTTGCAGTGGGGTTATGGAATGGGTGGTGCTAGACCTTCAAGAGCAGATTGGAGGTATAGGCCATACTAAGTGAAAGGTTGTGGCCATGGAGAACTGTGATTGGCTTTGAAGTCTTTTACTGGTGTCAACAGGATATGCATGCTGGATGATCTGAAATTTCTTAAAATAGTAGAATAATCATTGGACTCTGTCAAgatgtatattttttttttggttttagcAATGGAGGATGCTGAACACTTGAACTCTATCTTCAATGTCAAGCTGTTCAAAATGTAGTTCTAATGGCCACTTAGTTGTGTAGGAATGCAGCTGGGGATATGAATCATATCCTACACGGCTAAACCTAGACTGAGAATGCTACTTTGTCCGTGTTGTAAGTTAGATATTTATTATTCTTGAATGTGGCATTGGATTGGTTTTTCGTTTAGTCACAAGCAAAAATATTTGTTAAGGTAGTATTTGAATTCGATGATTCAGCTGCCATCGATCAATGATTCTTCAATGCTTACGCGTAAAGTAGTAGAGCTTGGAGTGATATGTGGCTTAAACATAAGGTTTAGACTTCATTTTCGTTTTTGAACTTGGGCATTGTTCATGTCAAAATCCGTAAGGTGGCAAAATGAACAGGCGTAGCCACGCATCAAGGAGAATAGAATAAATGGAATTTGACCTCGAGCTTGGAGCTTCCATAATTTTAAAATGTATATAAGAAAATTTGGTTCTTCGGACGACAATAACCTTGCCAGTAAAATTAACATCTCTATTCCGGTAAACAACCTAGTACTTTTAAGGTTTGGTGTAAGGTTAGATTGCTCTGTCGCCATGCATGGTCTTAGTACTGCGGTATCGCGCGTTGTTCATTTCTATGATAGATTTTCACGGAAATACAAATCCCTCAAAAGGGCCTAAACTTTGGTGGTGCTTTATGTACCCACGCAAATTGCTTAATTGCACGATTTACAAGGTGATCCATTCAGTAATGTAATGCTACAAATTTCTACATAAAAAGAAATGTGGCCTAGAACCAGCAGCAGGCTTTTGCAAAATTTGAACTCAGAATCACCTGGATGAGAGCTACCTTGCACCAACGGGACAGGTTGGGAACAACTAGGAAGTACGACAGTTGAAGCAACTGCTCAAGAAACTCAACCTTGCAGGCCTATGAAAGAACGAAACCTTGTGGGGTATCTTGGCAATTTGATGGCCCTGTGTGTCTGAAATTGAGCTTCTCATTTCCTGAGCTTTGATCTGAGCCATTGTCAGCCTATTCAAAATCTTGTCCATTGATGATGATCTCTTCTTTTCCAATTTCATCTGCAAAACAAACAGGCGTGGTTAGTCAATTTCATCTGCAAAACAAGCAGGCGTGGTTAGTCAAGTCCATAAGAATTGGTACCCTGACTTCTACATAAGCAGCTATAAAGGGATATCCTAAGCATTTCGGGATTGAGAAAACTACAGTAACTTGTATAAAATATTAGGACAAGAAATGCAAAAACACTGGCAAGGAAAACTAAACCTTTGAATTGGAAAACACACACTTTCCTCGCTGAATATGTGAATCAGCAACAGTACTTTTGCaacttgaaatttttttttttttttttttttttgagggggGGGCGGGGGTAGAAGTAGTGTGGGGACAGTGACGGAGAACCATTCTTAACGATTTTTCCTGTTCCTTTTTTTTTCACTGGCTATGATAACCAAATGGCAAATGTGGCATAATCATAGGCTGTACACAACCTCAAGTTTTCGTATTGCAGCCTCTGCTTTTGCCTTCTGCAAGTTCTCCCATGCTGTGATCTTGGCTTCCTCCCTTTGCAACCTGCAGTAACAACTGAAAATATTTGGTGCAGTTCCTTTGGCAAGAAGAAAGTATGTTTCCTTCCGAACGCAAAAAGTACAAGACAACAACCCCCCAAAGGCTTCAGGCCCAGAAATTTTTTGGTGCATTTCTATGAAAAGATttggaagaagaaagaaaatcaaaTCAAAGAGGCACAATAATTTACTTGGAAAAGTCTGATGATGCCACTGCAACATCCCAAGATGAAATGCGAGCATCTGTAGCATTTTCATTAATGTCCTGAATATCTGGCAATCCTTTCTTGGTTGTGCAAGAACCATGCCTTGCGGTCCTGCTAATCAGGGTGGCTCTTTTGTCTACTTGCACTTCCCTGATTTCCAATTTAGCAGGATGGTCACTCTCACTTTGTCCTGCAGGAGAGACAGAGGGAGGAGAGGAGGACCGCCCTCTAGGAGATGAGCTGGTGCTACCTTCAGGGCTCATCTGTGTTGCCATATCCCTTCTTGAAATGATCCGAGTAACAGCATTTTCTGCATCATTGATGTTATCAAGTTTCCCATCTGTTCATTTGGTTTAACAGCAACCAGCTAATATTAGAGAGTCAGTATGGGAACGAAATAAAACATGAAACATTTGAAACAGCAACAGAAATATAGCAAAACCATGAAAACAAATTTTGTTTGAAATGGCATCCAGATGAACCAAGTAGCAAATTCAGTATGTGTTCCAAATTGATGCTTGACTTTTTCTTCTCACATAATAAACAAAAACTGTTACTTTCATGTTTCAAACAATTTCCACACACTGAGAAAAAACATCTCCaaattttgttttaaaaaattCCTAGACATCTTCAGTATTGGTTTAGTGCCATAGCATGCACCTCAACATATTGGGTTCTATCTCCTCATATCCACAGTAGCAACTTACCAATGCTTTAATACATTTACTTTAGTGTAATTGACCCACCAACATGGTCTTAAACCAAAATTCCAGTGTTATGGGCAATGTAACAGTTTGTAATGTCCCTGCTTCTTGTTTTACAACGAAAGCAAGCAttagtagaaaagcaggttacaGCTAAATAGGTCCGATAACAATTTGATTTCAAAGGCAGTTGGGCAACAAATATGGGCATCTACTATTAAGTAAAGGAACCCATGTTATCCAAAATAATTTTAAGCTTAATCAGTTATGTAAACATGTTAGACATAGCAAGTTAGCAATCCAGAGACCCATGAAAAGCATCTCCATGTCTAGTTCTAAATCAATTGATCCAGTACCTATAAAAATGAAAACCTAATGTGAATATGTAAAGAGGACAAATTTAGTATACCTTGAGAGCTGGGTGATGAACACTCGCTAGCCAAATCTGACCAACCAGGTCCACTAGCCGATCGTGCCACAATAGCTTGCCCACCAATCCCATCTCCATTATAATGAACACCAACACCCTTAGGCATCAAAACTCCAGTCGAAAATGGAGAATTCGCAATGAAATTCCTTACGGAGGCACTATCTAGAACCTGCATTGAAGGCGAATAATTAGAATAGTATGAAATCCCTGGAGGCACAATAGGCCCACTCTTGGACTTGGGACGCCTCTGAGGCTGACACTGCGAGTATTTGGCAACACCATAACCCAGAACCGGGCTACATATCCACCTTTCAGCATCTTCCCATTTGGAAGGCATTGTCCTGCCACTGTAAAAAGGCGTCAAGGCACTGATATGCCTCCTGCTGCTCCCTGATGGATGGGGTACTCGCTCTGAGCTCCATCCCTTCTCCTGATAGTTCCCTGCTCCTGGGCTAGGAAATGTACATAAACTGTGGGAAGAAATTAGATTCTTCTTCATGCCGTCTAGATTTCTGTACTAATTCTGAAGTGGGTCTTTGCCAGCTTACTCTTTTTTCTCTTGCTAAGCAAGAATCTCCATCAAAGAATATCTGGGTATGTGCAAATAATGGAGAAACTTTTGCCAGCAATTACAAACTCATGTTACTGTTCAATATAGAGCTGTAGTTTTTCTTGATTTTCACAATGTGAGCAGTTGAATTGATTGCAAGTGGACAAAGCTAGGGTTAAACTGAAAATTTGGTGAAGATATTTGCAAGAAGTGCCGACCCATGGGGTCAAATCGTGGAATTAAGAGTTAGGAAGTAGACGAATTTCGCATTGATGATTATTGTTTTGCAATCTTTCTTGAACAGAAAGGGaatttatcgttttctcataTTGTCATCTCATTTTCATAGATGAGCTCACTACTAGCAAAGACTGAAACGGATAGGCATAAATACATGAACAAAGAAAGTGCATTATTGGAGCCAACGATTACTGGCATAGCCTTCAGCAAGACGACAGAGGATAAATTACTGAGATTTGGTTTGTACGATCGCTTGcttttgtttttttgtttttttttgtttttcttaattttatatattattatttgaaagtaatttttttattaatttaactcaGTGATGTGTGAAATCTGCAAATATACGACAAGCGATAAATGAGTATTGTTTCAACGAAGATTTGCATTTAAACATCAAACTATAAACAATGAAATGATTATTTGAGCTAAGGGAGATAAAGGGTAAATATGAATAAATTTGgtgaaattaaaaatataaataaataaataaataataaaataaataaattcttaattaacagtaaaattgatttttgagttgagattatgtataaattaatttagatttatcttaattcatctaattttaagagaaaatagagtttgaacgTAATTAATTTCAAATTCATTTGATGTCTTTTTAAGCAAATCAAAAAGTATTTTAAACAAATCAAACAtactttcgtacgatatttgattTACTTAAAACTCATTAAGTTTTATAATCCTAGTTTATTTATAAATCTATGTGATTTTAAGTTTTAAgttttgattatctatcaatgattttcacatttcgatcattcaatgaaaaataaagacAATACCAACATTAGACAGTAAAATAAGCACATAAAAAAAAGAATCAAAacccatatttatataaaatcgaAAATAAACTAATTCAAATCTACAAAATTAATCTAAAATACAGTTTCCAATTCTGAAATTTAAGGAAGAATACTTTTGTTAATATTTATAAGACGAAATGATGAAAAAATATAGAGAAACATGATAATaggctaaaaatagaaaaattcagTTAGAAAAATTCAAAATCTTTGAATTCTAGAGCTTCCAAAACGTCACCGCAGCTCCTCTGTCTAGGATTTGTGGTATTTCCTAtccctttccttttctttatGATTCTTTCTTCCTAGGacaaaaactagaaaatgattCTTTTATATGATCTTAAAAATTACTCTAAATTAGGTCTAAAATTAGATAAAGACAAATGAATTGACAAGAGACGATGTGCACAAGTTTCCAGGTCAGCGCAAATTTTATCGCTTCTGAGGTGCTTACTGATAAAGTCGCTTAACTCTAATCAACATCTTAAGTAAGGTTTGCTGCACTACTTAGCGGCATAGAGTAAGCAAGTACTTTAGCAAATTTCGACAAGTTTATTTTTCAGTAAATTTCAACTGTACTTGACTTCCAGCTTAACTTAAGCCATATTTTAAGCAACTTCTCATGCAAATGTTGATGAGTTTGATGTTAAAAACTCTGAAAATGCTAGAATTTAGCTACGCTTGACTTGTGACTTACTCTATGTTATAGGCTAAGCAATGTGACATAGCATAAGCAACATCTCAAGTAAATCTCGACAAGCTtggatttcaaaatttaattttttcaacTTTTTTCATTTTTCAAGCTCTCAAACTTTCTCAAATCATCTGTTAATGCATTATTGACCTCTAATTCACcacaaaacctattaaaaatactaaaattataaaaatcaaataccaaataactaaaattaacaaaaaaataaaataaagactaAAAGTATAAAAAATGCTAAATATAAGAACAAAACGGATATAAAACTATTATAAAATATCTATATGAAATGAGCGTAACACTCAGATTAAATTCAAActctaaaattttataatataatttaaaaaaattaagtgcaattcaatattaaaaatttatgctTAAAAAGTGGTAAAAATTTAGGTCTCTGAGTTCTCTTTTTCTATTTTGTCTTTAATTTTGGGGATGTGGCAAGTAGAACATGGGCAGCAATCCATTGATTTCatcattttttctaaatttttctcatcTTAACAAGTgtaaatttatttaaaccattgatAGAAGCTTTTGATGTTTCCCTAGCAGCCTACCTTTCTAAACTCACTCCTTTCTCTTTCCTCTTTTTCCCCCTTTAAAATTTTTTGGTGACCACTAGTAATTATTTTCACcaatagttattttttatttttttaataattttcatatttatgcCTTTTTATaacatatttatatttatttttaatatattttataacatTTTCGAATTTTGTCATATTTTTTTAGGAGGATTTGATGTCACCTCTTTTATAAGAATTtagaattttctctttttcattgtgAGAATCTTCCTTTTTATcatagagatttttttttatcatagaattattatgtattttattttattatttacgtAAAAGTACAATGACagaaaatatgatttttttaataaatatattaaaatttaataattttaaaattaagcttgtaaaaaaatattagaatcaaataataatatattataactGAATAGAGCGTGCTTCttgttaaataattaaattaaatgttttGTTAACTTGATCTACTCCTTCTTATCAAGATAACTTCTATTAagtgatttattttaagtttttttttatacaaaattaTAACAGTTCAAAATTTTGTACTTACTAATTATATTCTGTCTCTATAAAAgctttatcttttattttcttaaaaaaaattgaaaaatacttTGTTATTATATCTTTTATATGGAGTTATTTATCTCTTTATGAGATTAATGGTGAGGA
This sequence is a window from Hevea brasiliensis isolate MT/VB/25A 57/8 chromosome 10, ASM3005281v1, whole genome shotgun sequence. Protein-coding genes within it:
- the LOC110662926 gene encoding uncharacterized protein LOC110662926, producing MERKLVVLGIPWEVDTEGLREYMSKFGELEDCIVMKERSSGRSRGFGYVTFASAEDAKNALSSEHFLGNRMLEVKVATPKEEMRAPAKKVTRIFVARIPPSVTETTFRSHFEKYGDIIDLYMPKDHSSKAHRGIGFITFASADTVDSLMADSHELGGSNVVVDRATPKANDFRPVGRMAHGGYGAYNAYISAATRYAALGAPTLYDHPGPMYGREPTRGMGKKIFVGRLPQEATSEDLHQYFGRFGRILDVYVPKDPKRTGHRGFGFVTFAEDGVADRVSRRSHEICGHQVAIDSATPIDDAGPSGNFMMDTGPSFGGYGGPLRNFGRMYGSLDFEDWGYGMGGARPSRADWRYRPY
- the LOC110662925 gene encoding uncharacterized protein LOC110662925 isoform X2; its protein translation is MKKNLISSHSLCTFPSPGAGNYQEKGWSSERVPHPSGSSRRHISALTPFYSGRTMPSKWEDAERWICSPVLGYGVAKYSQCQPQRRPKSKSGPIVPPGISYYSNYSPSMQVLDSASVRNFIANSPFSTGVLMPKGVGVHYNGDGIGGQAIVARSASGPGWSDLASECSSPSSQDGKLDNINDAENAVTRIISRRDMATQMSPEGSTSSSPRGRSSSPPSVSPAGQSESDHPAKLEIREVQVDKRATLISRTARHGSCTTKKGLPDIQDINENATDARISSWDVAVASSDFSKLQREEAKITAWENLQKAKAEAAIRKLEMKLEKKRSSSMDKILNRLTMAQIKAQEMRSSISDTQGHQIAKIPHKVSFFHRPARLSFLSSCFNCRTS
- the LOC110662925 gene encoding uncharacterized protein LOC110662925 isoform X3, whose translation is MKKNLISSHSLCTFPSPGAGNYQEKGWSSERVPHPSGSSRRHISALTPFYSGRTMPSKWEDAERWICSPVLGYGVAKYSQCQPQRRPKSKSGPIVPPGISYYSNYSPSMQVLDSASVRNFIANSPFSTGVLMPKGVGVHYNGDGIGGQAIVARSASGPGWSDLASECSSPSSQENAVTRIISRRDMATQMSPEGSTSSSPRGRSSSPPSVSPAGQSESDHPAKLEIREVQVDKRATLISRTARHGSCTTKKGLPDIQDINENATDARISSWDVAVASSDFSNCYCRLQREEAKITAWENLQKAKAEAAIRKLEMKLEKKRSSSMDKILNRLTMAQIKAQEMRSSISDTQGHQIAKIPHKVSFFHRPARLSFLSSCFNCRTS
- the LOC110662925 gene encoding uncharacterized protein LOC110662925 isoform X1 gives rise to the protein MKKNLISSHSLCTFPSPGAGNYQEKGWSSERVPHPSGSSRRHISALTPFYSGRTMPSKWEDAERWICSPVLGYGVAKYSQCQPQRRPKSKSGPIVPPGISYYSNYSPSMQVLDSASVRNFIANSPFSTGVLMPKGVGVHYNGDGIGGQAIVARSASGPGWSDLASECSSPSSQDGKLDNINDAENAVTRIISRRDMATQMSPEGSTSSSPRGRSSSPPSVSPAGQSESDHPAKLEIREVQVDKRATLISRTARHGSCTTKKGLPDIQDINENATDARISSWDVAVASSDFSNCYCRLQREEAKITAWENLQKAKAEAAIRKLEMKLEKKRSSSMDKILNRLTMAQIKAQEMRSSISDTQGHQIAKIPHKVSFFHRPARLSFLSSCFNCRTS